Proteins co-encoded in one Pseudomonas beijingensis genomic window:
- a CDS encoding GNAT family N-acetyltransferase produces the protein MAIRFQWCRSLGAADFPAPAYEQLRTQVADATPFNTLAWLQAAEFALLPEQQLHVLLGWQDQTLCLCLPLVSGLERIGGLRFRVLHHLGFPMTDRIALLARLDTEDMGQALMQIRQHLPHTLLQLNEVIEPVGEQSVLSAWMALSSTGERRLSCRVPVHLIDDSDRQEISGDPRYKLRRARKRIAACGAEIHRVTPDAISMGQLLRALASVEAASWKGDEGVGIFADPRRQQWMNHAFTALAAQGLVRVVLLELNGECISYRLGLLDQGRLYDYNLAFLPQHADLGSGRVLLEEWIHWGLDENWRWIDASRVSLENSSHQLHERMTGQLEHWRWSFYSWQPGGLFLGFALRLWKSLKPWLGKRRTKPTATTASSSPKNQENTNASSSDRQR, from the coding sequence ATGGCGATCCGGTTCCAATGGTGTCGCTCCCTGGGCGCGGCGGACTTTCCTGCACCAGCTTATGAACAGCTGCGAACCCAGGTGGCCGACGCAACACCGTTCAACACCCTGGCCTGGCTGCAAGCGGCGGAATTCGCCCTGTTGCCCGAGCAGCAATTGCATGTGCTGCTGGGCTGGCAGGACCAGACCTTGTGCCTTTGCCTGCCCCTGGTATCAGGACTTGAACGTATCGGCGGGCTGCGGTTCCGGGTGTTGCATCACTTGGGTTTTCCAATGACCGACCGCATCGCCCTGCTGGCGCGCCTGGACACCGAAGACATGGGCCAGGCGCTGATGCAGATCCGTCAGCACTTGCCTCACACGTTGCTGCAATTGAATGAAGTGATCGAGCCGGTCGGTGAGCAAAGCGTCCTCAGCGCCTGGATGGCGCTGAGTTCAACCGGGGAACGGCGGCTCAGTTGCCGGGTTCCGGTGCACTTGATCGATGACAGTGACCGTCAAGAGATATCCGGCGATCCACGCTACAAATTGCGCCGGGCGCGCAAGCGAATTGCCGCTTGCGGTGCCGAAATCCACCGAGTGACGCCAGACGCCATCAGCATGGGACAGCTGTTGCGGGCACTTGCCAGTGTCGAGGCTGCTAGCTGGAAAGGTGATGAAGGTGTCGGCATCTTCGCCGACCCCAGACGCCAGCAATGGATGAACCACGCCTTCACCGCCCTCGCCGCCCAAGGCCTGGTGCGGGTGGTGCTGTTGGAACTGAACGGCGAATGCATCAGCTATCGCCTCGGCCTGCTGGACCAGGGGCGGCTGTATGACTACAACCTGGCGTTCCTGCCACAGCATGCCGACCTGGGCAGCGGCCGGGTACTGCTCGAAGAGTGGATTCACTGGGGGCTGGACGAGAACTGGCGCTGGATCGATGCATCACGGGTCAGCCTGGAGAACTCCAGCCATCAATTACACGAACGCATGACGGGCCAACTGGAACACTGGCGCTGGAGTTTTTATTCATGGCAGCCCGGTGGCTTGTTCCTGGGATTTGCCTTGAGGCTCTGGAAAAGCTTGAAGCCATGGCTTGGCAAACGCCGGACCAAACCGACCGCGACGACGGCATCGTCCTCCCCAAAGAACCAGGAGAATACGAATGCCTCGTCAAGTGACCGTCAACGCTGA
- a CDS encoding N-acetyltransferase, which yields MNALQTLRDRIQKKGLRAVLKQLCRRYVFSHTRLVWLEHDIRTPLPPHNLKPYPPMRLESITVSNADAFARHFGNRVETMRELAAEGYTGLMYLDDQGDTVGFAWASTRDYFDRHFYRCNFPIKPGEYFQFGGEAIREYWGTRISADMQLEVWKVMADHGCNTMVDVCDLQNIQAIKMHIRMGFQERGQITHIYRLLGHWRFLRNTSYTGTALDAFRKPAQPAASTSAA from the coding sequence ATGAACGCTCTGCAAACATTGCGTGATCGCATTCAGAAAAAAGGTCTGCGCGCTGTCCTAAAACAGCTATGCAGACGCTACGTATTTTCCCACACCCGACTGGTGTGGCTGGAGCATGATATACGGACCCCGCTCCCCCCCCATAACCTCAAGCCCTACCCACCGATGCGCCTGGAGTCCATCACGGTCAGCAACGCCGATGCTTTTGCCCGGCACTTCGGCAACCGCGTCGAAACCATGCGCGAGTTGGCGGCCGAAGGCTACACAGGCTTGATGTACCTGGATGATCAGGGCGACACCGTGGGCTTCGCCTGGGCCAGTACACGGGACTATTTCGACCGCCATTTCTATCGCTGCAACTTCCCGATCAAGCCTGGCGAGTACTTTCAGTTCGGCGGCGAGGCGATTCGTGAATACTGGGGTACCCGTATCTCGGCGGACATGCAGTTGGAAGTGTGGAAAGTCATGGCGGACCACGGTTGCAACACAATGGTCGATGTCTGCGATTTGCAAAACATCCAGGCGATCAAGATGCATATCCGCATGGGCTTCCAAGAGCGCGGGCAGATCACACACATATACCGTTTGCTCGGTCATTGGCGTTTTTTGCGCAATACGTCTTACACCGGCACGGCACTGGACGCCTTTCGTAAACCGGCGCAGCCGGCTGCCTCGACTTCGGCGGCCTGA
- a CDS encoding oligosaccharide flippase family protein produces MNRARYLRLLVMSMGTSLAMIGLRLLRNVLLARILGPSERGLLALLSTLPDLISATTSGGLNSAVGYQAAQHRSMSLLLSHVLVFGCLLAGLLTLLVVALVREFGAELDITTQLGLLAWLLLLAVPLAALKTGLLTLHNASGGVGVFNALRLMESLVPLLLFVALFWMWKDTALEAALISWLAGLSLVVLAGWMWLRRDHAVTLRWDRAGQTELLRYGARSHPDLLFQQLMTRSDYLFIGALLGSTALGHYAMASAAAELLHIVPEAVTTPLMKRLLQQDSDMKRLTPLALRLTATAMLGACLGMVLVGEWLIVTLFGIAYQPAYPALLALLPGVFGLCYASILRLDLLGKNRPGTVSLLMGGGALLNLALNLILIPRYGIVGAAAASSIAYLGVTLAMLVMYCRLSGVALWRTLIILPSDLLPMRQMLLGKSA; encoded by the coding sequence ATGAACCGTGCACGTTACCTCAGGCTCTTGGTAATGAGCATGGGCACTAGCCTGGCGATGATCGGCCTGCGCCTGCTGCGCAACGTGTTGCTGGCACGGATCCTGGGGCCCAGCGAACGCGGGCTGTTGGCGCTGCTCAGCACCCTACCGGACCTGATCAGCGCCACCACCAGTGGGGGCCTGAATTCCGCCGTCGGTTATCAGGCGGCGCAGCATCGCTCGATGAGCCTGTTGCTCAGCCACGTGCTGGTCTTCGGCTGTCTGCTGGCGGGGTTGCTGACGCTGCTGGTGGTGGCGCTGGTGCGTGAGTTCGGCGCCGAACTGGACATCACCACGCAACTGGGACTGCTGGCCTGGCTGCTGTTGCTGGCCGTGCCGCTGGCGGCGCTCAAGACCGGCCTGCTGACCCTGCACAATGCCTCCGGCGGCGTCGGCGTGTTCAACGCCTTGCGGCTGATGGAATCTTTGGTCCCGCTGTTGCTGTTCGTGGCGCTGTTCTGGATGTGGAAAGACACGGCGCTGGAAGCGGCGCTGATCAGCTGGCTGGCGGGCCTGAGTCTGGTGGTGCTGGCGGGTTGGATGTGGTTGCGTCGCGATCACGCGGTCACCCTGCGCTGGGATCGCGCCGGCCAGACCGAACTGTTGCGTTACGGTGCCCGCAGTCATCCGGACCTTTTGTTCCAGCAACTGATGACGCGCTCGGATTACCTGTTCATCGGCGCGCTGTTGGGCAGCACGGCGCTAGGGCACTACGCCATGGCCAGCGCGGCGGCCGAACTGCTGCATATCGTGCCGGAAGCGGTCACCACGCCGCTGATGAAACGCCTGCTGCAGCAGGACAGCGACATGAAGCGCCTGACCCCGCTGGCCTTGCGCCTGACCGCCACGGCCATGCTGGGCGCCTGCCTGGGCATGGTACTGGTGGGCGAATGGCTGATCGTTACCCTGTTCGGCATCGCCTATCAACCGGCGTACCCGGCCCTGCTGGCGCTGCTGCCAGGGGTGTTCGGGTTGTGCTATGCGAGCATCCTGCGCCTGGACCTGCTGGGCAAGAACCGCCCCGGCACCGTTTCGCTGCTGATGGGCGGGGGGGCGCTGTTGAACCTGGCGCTGAACCTGATTTTAATCCCGCGCTACGGCATCGTCGGCGCTGCCGCCGCGTCCTCGATCGCCTACTTGGGTGTCACCTTGGCCATGCTTGTCATGTATTGCCGCCTCAGCGGCGTGGCGTTGTGGCGGACACTGATCATCCTGCCCAGCGATTTGCTGCCGATGCGTCAGATGCTGTTGGGGAAATCCGCGTGA
- a CDS encoding polysaccharide deacetylase family protein codes for MPINTHIKTTIKRTGGWLYLNTSLGRHALRGAGVILMLHRVLNNDRAAELPHRNELCVGPEAFEHLLIWLQQHFECVPLMTLLLADPESVPNRPRVALTFDDGWRDNAMNAFPLLRQYQMPASIFLSTDFVGSRQHFWWESIGETLWGSHGQLARRSLIEHLQHAGRPLPVLLDDIDDERRSLALTHYLQSLKSLDPRTLSDLTDACPQGSQPQALDWSQVRMLEDSGLVRFGPHGASHAILTGLDDQRLHEELSRSWTALENGCAQPLPVYCYPNGDNDARVREQVAAHGFSFALGTEAGLYRHDGDPLNLPRFGVSQRNACHPELLAWRIRRGVRS; via the coding sequence ATGCCGATCAATACTCACATCAAGACCACCATCAAGCGCACCGGCGGCTGGTTGTACCTGAACACGTCCCTGGGTCGCCATGCATTACGCGGCGCCGGCGTCATTCTGATGTTGCACCGGGTACTGAACAACGACCGCGCCGCCGAATTGCCTCATCGCAACGAGCTGTGCGTGGGGCCCGAAGCGTTCGAACACTTGTTGATCTGGCTGCAGCAACATTTTGAATGCGTGCCGTTGATGACCTTGTTGCTGGCCGACCCTGAAAGCGTCCCGAACCGTCCCCGGGTGGCCCTGACCTTCGACGACGGCTGGCGCGACAACGCCATGAACGCCTTTCCTCTGCTGCGCCAGTACCAAATGCCGGCGAGCATTTTCCTCTCCACCGACTTCGTCGGCAGTCGCCAGCATTTCTGGTGGGAGAGCATCGGCGAAACCTTGTGGGGCAGCCATGGGCAGCTGGCGCGGCGCTCGTTGATCGAGCATTTGCAGCACGCCGGCCGGCCGTTGCCGGTGCTGCTCGACGATATCGACGACGAGCGCCGCAGCCTGGCGCTGACGCATTACCTGCAAAGCCTCAAGAGCCTCGATCCACGTACCTTGAGCGACCTCACCGACGCCTGCCCGCAGGGTTCCCAACCCCAAGCCCTGGACTGGTCCCAGGTGCGCATGCTCGAAGATTCCGGACTGGTGCGCTTCGGTCCCCATGGCGCCAGCCACGCGATCCTGACCGGGCTGGACGACCAGCGCCTGCATGAAGAACTGTCCCGCAGTTGGACCGCGTTGGAAAATGGCTGTGCCCAACCCTTGCCAGTGTATTGCTACCCCAACGGTGACAATGACGCCCGTGTGCGCGAGCAGGTGGCGGCCCACGGTTTTTCGTTCGCACTGGGCACCGAGGCCGGACTGTATCGCCATGACGGCGACCCTCTGAACCTGCCACGTTTCGGCGTCAGCCAACGCAACGCCTGTCACCCTGAGTTATTGGCCTGGCGTATTCGCCGAGGAGTCCGTTCATGA
- a CDS encoding glycosyltransferase, with the protein MSRISIVIPMYNEARHIARTLLAAQRAANAASLACELIVVDNGSQDQGPEIARQFGAQVLVIPGVLIGALRNRGAQVATGEWLAFIDADIEMPEDWLTHLLALENADIADVFGLDLYTPAQAPWYATAWHRRTSLPSRHTVQRVDWLPTANLLMRRQWFDRAGGFNETLRTGEDKDLTLRQTAKGARLLSVNEYTALHWGYEMNWREWMGKELWRQGSLVQLLRTNGLSLRLLRFPMLAVLVWLLDFLALCALVTGAPQHALMMGLLTTVPGLALSLHQSHKHRNPCLTLQLWGLHWVRLHLAGVALILSLCHWKARRPARG; encoded by the coding sequence ATGAGCCGCATCAGTATCGTCATACCGATGTACAACGAGGCCCGGCATATCGCCCGCACGCTGCTCGCCGCACAACGCGCCGCCAATGCCGCCAGTCTTGCATGCGAGTTGATCGTGGTCGACAACGGCTCGCAGGATCAGGGCCCGGAGATTGCCCGGCAGTTCGGTGCGCAGGTCCTGGTGATTCCAGGCGTGCTGATCGGTGCCCTGCGCAATCGCGGAGCGCAGGTTGCCACTGGTGAATGGCTGGCCTTCATCGACGCCGACATCGAAATGCCCGAGGACTGGCTGACGCATTTGCTGGCGCTGGAGAACGCAGACATCGCCGACGTCTTCGGCCTGGACCTGTACACCCCCGCGCAGGCACCCTGGTACGCCACGGCCTGGCATCGGCGGACCTCGCTCCCCTCGCGACATACCGTGCAACGCGTGGATTGGCTGCCCACCGCCAACCTGCTGATGCGCCGCCAATGGTTCGACAGGGCCGGCGGGTTCAACGAGACGCTGCGCACCGGTGAGGACAAGGACTTGACCCTGCGCCAGACGGCCAAGGGCGCACGGTTACTGTCGGTCAATGAATACACCGCCCTGCATTGGGGCTACGAAATGAACTGGCGCGAGTGGATGGGCAAGGAATTGTGGCGCCAGGGCAGTCTGGTGCAGTTGCTGCGTACCAATGGCTTGAGCCTGCGCCTGTTGCGCTTCCCGATGTTGGCCGTGCTCGTCTGGCTGCTGGACTTCCTGGCGCTCTGCGCGCTGGTCACTGGCGCTCCTCAACATGCACTCATGATGGGGCTGTTGACGACCGTGCCGGGGTTGGCGCTGAGCTTGCACCAGAGCCACAAGCACCGTAACCCATGCCTGACCCTGCAGCTTTGGGGCCTGCACTGGGTGCGCCTGCACCTGGCCGGCGTCGCGCTCATCCTCAGCCTTTGTCATTGGAAAGCAAGGAGGCCTGCCCGTGGCTGA
- a CDS encoding O-antigen ligase family protein, translated as MIVPLSIVSLLGLVCLALLASPYPFLAPGAVLGLVGVAMLYRKPGWGLLGIAALLPLEGLFKDNAFSGSKFLGVALILILMLQLALHQIPATRLRSNIWKPLLGFMVLYGLSLLISENMDLSLMHLRELAVGLILFVITLLIGRELNLEMFARLMTVSVATTCVLAMFSAKYQDQGRASGLLEDPNAFALLIAFTVPLALLLTIRSQNLLQRLFWAGGCILLLGGMTKTESRSGLVVLLLTLMIGLYHYRAQLPRVRPRHLGFAMLGLALMVPATIALMPAGYVARIQTLSILSSGTNDHKDGSLGRRASYIVVGSQMIREKPILGSGPGTFPEHYAPTGYAKAFSANRKRGDLYRQAHNTYLEIFSEIGVPAGLMFVGTIGLGLYNLMRTRQLWLQRRDWAQADLLTHLGMSFLSLALFLMFLSAPNHKLLWIMLALTSILRYDAEQSTPREARS; from the coding sequence ATGATTGTCCCGCTCTCGATCGTCAGTCTGCTGGGGCTGGTGTGCCTGGCATTGCTGGCCAGTCCTTATCCGTTTCTCGCACCGGGTGCTGTGCTTGGGCTGGTGGGCGTCGCCATGCTGTACCGCAAGCCCGGCTGGGGTTTGCTGGGCATTGCCGCGCTGCTGCCGCTCGAAGGCCTGTTCAAGGACAACGCGTTTTCCGGCAGCAAATTCCTCGGCGTGGCGCTGATCCTGATCCTGATGCTGCAGTTGGCCTTGCATCAGATCCCTGCGACGCGCTTGCGTAGCAACATCTGGAAGCCGTTGCTCGGCTTCATGGTGTTGTATGGCCTGAGCCTGTTGATCTCGGAAAACATGGACCTTTCCCTGATGCATCTGCGTGAACTCGCAGTAGGGCTGATTCTGTTCGTGATCACGTTGTTGATCGGTCGCGAGCTGAACCTGGAGATGTTCGCCCGGCTGATGACAGTGAGCGTCGCCACGACCTGCGTGCTCGCAATGTTTTCAGCCAAATACCAGGATCAGGGTCGCGCCTCCGGTTTGCTGGAAGACCCGAACGCCTTTGCGCTGTTGATTGCGTTTACCGTACCGCTGGCATTGTTGTTGACCATACGCAGCCAGAACCTGCTGCAACGGTTGTTCTGGGCTGGCGGTTGCATCCTGTTGTTGGGTGGAATGACCAAGACCGAATCGCGTTCAGGACTGGTCGTGCTGCTGCTCACTCTGATGATCGGGTTGTATCACTATCGGGCGCAGCTACCACGCGTGCGTCCCCGGCACCTGGGGTTCGCGATGCTCGGCCTGGCACTCATGGTCCCGGCGACAATCGCCTTGATGCCTGCCGGCTACGTGGCACGCATCCAGACATTGAGCATTCTCAGCTCCGGCACCAACGACCACAAGGACGGGTCCTTGGGTCGCCGCGCCTCGTACATTGTGGTGGGCAGCCAGATGATCCGCGAGAAGCCGATACTCGGTTCGGGGCCTGGGACGTTTCCGGAGCATTACGCCCCCACCGGCTACGCCAAGGCATTCTCGGCCAATCGCAAACGAGGGGATCTGTACCGCCAGGCCCATAACACCTACCTGGAAATCTTCAGCGAAATCGGCGTGCCAGCCGGCTTGATGTTTGTCGGCACGATTGGGCTGGGCCTCTACAACCTGATGCGCACGCGCCAACTCTGGCTCCAGCGTCGGGACTGGGCCCAGGCGGACCTGTTGACGCACCTGGGCATGAGTTTCCTGTCGCTGGCGTTGTTCCTGATGTTCCTCAGCGCGCCGAACCACAAGTTACTGTGGATCATGCTCGCCTTGACCAGCATATTGCGCTACGACGCCGAACAGTCCACGCCGCGGGAGGCCCGTTCATGA